From Vigna unguiculata cultivar IT97K-499-35 chromosome 5, ASM411807v1, whole genome shotgun sequence, the proteins below share one genomic window:
- the LOC114183642 gene encoding TLC domain-containing protein At5g14285-like, with product MGTSLASLQSWVILPFFFMFLAIYLVGYFIVFRKQSTKIRPEFSSCLISIFHGTPAALLGSAALLTDDQRGFAAPTTAFQKLVLDFSAAYFLTDLLHYVAFYPSDVLFIAHHVATLFVVLTCRHAVSHGAFSVLVLLVLAEVTSACQNAWTLAGARRREDPFAARFYDALSPPFYAVYSVVRGFIGPYFMYRMVTFYASGGARGLVPAWAWVSWVLVVVMAIGVSIMWISNLWIQFFRERRGKLLEQKIR from the coding sequence atgggAACCTCGTTAGCGTCGTTGCAAAGCTGGGTTATTTTGCCATTCTTCTTCATGTTCCTGGCCATCTACCTCGTCGGCTACTTCATCGTTTTCCGCAAACAGTCCACCAAGATCCGACCCGAATTCTCCAGCTGCCTGATCTCGATCTTCCACGGCACCCCCGCCGCGCTTCTCGGCAGTGCCGCCCTTCTCACCGACGACCAGCGGGGCTTCGCAGCGCCCACCACCGCCTTCCAGAAGCTGGTCCTTGATTTCAGCGCCGCCTACTTCCTAACGGATCTGCTCCACTATGTGGCCTTCTACCCGAGCGACGTGCTCTTCATCGCGCACCACGTGGCTACGCTCTTCGTTGTCCTCACGTGCCGTCACGCCGTATCGCACGGGGCCTTCTCCGTCCTCGTGCTCCTCGTACTCGCCGAGGTCACCAGCGCGTGCCAGAACGCGTGGACCCTGGCCGGCGCGCGCCGTCGCGAGGATCCCTTTGCTGCGAGGTTCTACGACGCGCTCTCGCCGCCGTTTTATGCGGTTTACTCCGTTGTGAGGGGCTTCATTGGGCCCTACTTCATGTACCGGATGGTGACGTTCTACGCGAGTGGGGGCGCGCGTGGGCTTGTTCCCGCTTGGGCCTGGGTCTCGTGGGTTTTGGTGGTGGTCATGGCCATTGGGGTTAGTATCATGTGGATTTCTAATCTTTGGATTCAGTTTTTTAGGGAAAGAAGGGGCAAATTGTTAGAACAGAAAATTAGataa